GCTAACAGTTGGAGCAACAGTTGTTGATTATTATGATACTAGTGGAAAAGAAAAAAATGTCAACGTTGTTTTTGATTTGGACAGAGAAAAATTTATAGATATGTTATATGATAATCTAAAGAAATATAATTAGGGAGGCAAAGTAATGACAAAAATACCTATTATAATAGATACAGATCCAGGTACAGACGATACAACCGCCATACTAATGTGTTTGGCATGTGAAAAATTTGATACTAGAGCTATTACAAGTGTAGGAGGAAATGTTGGGATAGAAAAGACTTCTAATAATGCACGAAAGATAGTAGAGCTCTCAGGAAAAGATGTAAAAGTTGCAATAGGAGTCAAGAATCCTATTGTGAGAAAAATAGTTAATGCAGAATTTGTACATGGTGTTTCTGGTTTAGGCAATATTACATTACCAGAACCTGTAATGCCTTATTATGAAAAAGATGCTATAGATACTATATATGAAGAAGCATTAGCAGCAGATGGCAGACTCAAGATTTTAGCTCTTGGACCTTTAACTAATATTGCAGTAGCATTGTTGAAATATCCACAATTAAAGAAAATGATTGATAGTATTGTCTTTATGGGTGGAGCAGTCAATCTAGGTAATGCTACCCCAGCTGCTGAATTCAATATCTATGCTGATCCAGAAGCAGCAAAAATAGTATTTGATTCAGGCATAGATTTAGTGATGGTTGGGTTAGACGTCACTCATGAAACTATTGTTACAAAAGAACAAAATAAAAGAATACACCAGTATAATAACAAGGTAGCTAAGGTAGTAGCAAAATTAATAGATTATACAATAGATAGAGAAAGTCCTTATAACCCTAATGGTGGAGTTATGCATGATCCATTAGCGGCAGCGACACTTATTGATAGCTCTGTTCTAGAAACAGAAGATTATTATGTGGATGTAGAACTTAAAAGTGATATCACTAGAGGAAAAACTGTTACAGATGTTTTTAGAGTTACAGATAACAAACCTAACATTCATGTTGGTGTAAAGTCAGATAATGAGAAGTTCTTGGAGATACTTGAATCTATGATAAGCAAGTATGAATAGTACTGAACAAGGAGGTTTAAATATATGAAAATTGTTGTTGTGGGTAGTACTAATATGGATTACGTATTAAAAACCAATGAATTACCTAAGTTGGGGGAAACATTGTCAGCTATGTCTTTTAATACTGTATTCGGCGGTAAAGGTGCTAATCAAGCTGTAGCAGCAGCAAGACTTGGTGCAGAAGTTACGATGATTGCAGCTGTTGGTGATGATAGTATTGGTGAACAGCTAAAGGATAATCTTGCAAAAGAAAGTATAAATGTTGAAGGTGTAAATGTAGTAGAGGGACCAAGTGGTGTAGCAATGATTACAGTTGCGGATAATGGTGATAATACTATTGTTGTTTATCCAGGAGCCAATGGGAAGATTGATGAGAAATGGCTGGAGGCTAATGAAGCATTGATAATGTCAGCGGACTGTATACTTGTTCAATTGGAGATTCCTATTAATGTAGTTATGAAGGCGGTTAAAATAGCTAGTGATAATAACGTGAAAGTTATATTTAATCCAGCGCCAGCAAAAGAGTTTCCTAATGATATTTTCAAGTATGTAGATATAATTACACCTAATGAGACAGAGTTGAAGAAGATATCAGGAAAAGAGGATATTAAAGAAGGTGCTATGGAATTAATTGAAAGAGGCGCTAATAGTGTTGTTGTGACACTTGGTGAACAAGGAAGTATGTATATTGATAAGGATAATACAATTAGTGCAGGTTCGTTTACTGTAAAGTCTATTGATAGTACTGCGGCGGGAGATGCTTTTAATGCGGCATTAGGGATAAAGCTTATTGAATCAGATGATATAGAGGATGGGTTGAAGTATTCAAATGCTGTGGGAGCTTTGGTTACGACTAAATTAGGGGCACAGACTTCTTTGCCGTTTAAGAATGAAGTGGAAGCATTTATGAAAAATAAATAGGAACGTAGAACTTATTTTTATTTATTTGCAAAATAGGTTAATGGTAATTATAGTGCAAGACGGTCGTAGATGGAGGGATGGGTGCAATAAAGTAGTTCAGATTAAAGGAGCCTAAGAAAAGCTAAGGTTCGTTCCAGAGGTATTTCCTAAAGCTTACAAACTCCCTAGCGGTCAAACAAGTAAGCTTCTTAACGGAAATACCTCTTCCACTCACCAAGCTTTTCTAAGGCTCCTTTAAAAGTCACATCTTTATTGCACACATCCCCCCATCTACTTGGCTCGTTCTGTGAAGCTTGAGGCTAGATTAATCAAGTAAGATGGTAATAGGAAATATAACAGTGGCAAGGTACTTTTGTAAATATAACCGAGAGCCTAGTAAATGCCATATCTGTAATCTTTCAATGGGGATAAGAAGGTAAGGTATTCTAGGTGTTACGTCAAGTGAACCATGGACGGTGAACGCCTTTCCTTTAATCAGGACGATTAACGGAAAGGAAAAGTAACACCTAGAATACCTTACAGAAGCCACTGGATATAAGGAAAGATTAGAGATATGGTATTTACGGAAGTACTGCAAAATTGTACGATTTATAATTCTTTTTTTATTTTGAACAGTATATTTTTCAGTATGAGATAATATGTTATCAAAAAGTGACGTTTATAGGAGGATAAAAAAACATATAATCATGGGATGTATTGGAATGTCATTAAACATGTTAATAGCCTAAAATAGGCATGAATACTAGGAAACCTAGCAAACATGCCCTGAACTTATCAAAGATAGCACTATTTTACATCTTTATAGTTTACTTAAAAAATATGTTAATCAAACTTATAATATTTTAACTTACTATAAAACTGTTCCTTTAACTCTCTAAACGAATATGGAGTAAAATTATCATTATGATATCTATCTTCTAACCACTTTTTTATTATGTTTAAATCATTAATGATATCATTAAATCTATTTTTATCTTTAATAGTCCCAGTTTTAATTAATTCAATATTATATTGTTTTAGAAGAGATATATATGTTTGATAAAATGTACCAATGAATATACTGTCACTTCTAAATATATATGTGTAGGTAATATCAGCTACTTCTAATGCATCAATAATATTTTGTATTTTGATATATGAATCATCTTCTAATATTTTATCATCTTCTAATTCAGTAAGAAGATTCATGCTAAGTAGATGATCATTCATAATTATTATTTCTTCATTATTATTAGAATTTTCAACATTATGCAATTTAGTTCTAATTCCAATTATATATAATAAAAGTATTATTATAATTGATATATACATATAAAAGTATTTTTTCTTCATAAAAGTCCCTCTCTATAAACACTCAAAAAATCCACTCTGAGAACCTTCATTGTATTTTCTAATAGTTAGAGAATATTGATCATCTACCTTTGTTAAAGCATTTTTCATAGTTATCTTACAACCTCTAAGCTCATCGTCATCATCAAAAGTTTTATGTCCACTTGATTTAAATGTTGACGTATATGGTGTCCATGTAATTCCTGCACCAACTACTTTTCCAATCCATAATCCAGGACTTATTGATAATCCACCTTCATCAGTGTGTACATCATATCCCCATTCAAATCTTCGAATTGTATCAATTGCTGCATTATAAGTATAAGTTTTAGAGACAAGTGCTGATTGGGCAAGACAATTATAGACTCCTAAAAAAGTTTTATCATACTCTTTACCATTGCAATAGTATTTTTGTTCTACCATTCTTAAATATGAATCATCTTCCTGAGTATCACTACCTTCATATGAATATACCGTTGATGACGCTTTAAGCTTAATTGTATATTTATAACAATCTTCTGGTCCATTATATAATATTGTGTCAAAATATTCATCATCTTCAACTGGAGACATTTTGGTGAGTACTCTTTCATTTTTAACAGGTTTCAACGTTTTGATCCACCAATGCTCATCTTCAATATTTTCTATCATCGGTACATTATAATTAGTTTTACTATTGTAATTATTAAGAACATGTAATGGTAATTCAAACATAAAAAATTCTCTTGTATCATTTTTCAATAAGTATATCTGTAAGATATCACTATTATTTTCTGAATTATGTTTAGTAACAAAGCAGTTCTTATTCTTAGAATTTTTTATTGTAGATACAAAAACCACGTTAAAATTATTGGATTTATCATATGGGTTGCTACCCACTAGCACCTCATCTAATGTTAAAGACTTCCTTAATTGTGTTTTTAGGTACAAGGGATAATTATTATTATCATATGTTACTGTAGCGTGAATGCTTAAATCATTTTCTTCAATTTTTGTATCATTTATAGATATTTTTGCTTCTTGTAGATCCGACATCATATTAGATCCATCATTATTAAGATTTAAGTTAACTGTACCTACATAATTGTTTGTTGCATTAGTAACCTCACTAAAAATTTGACAATATAAAACACTTACTAAACATATTGCAATAATTATTTTGATTTTATTTCTATTCATATATATTCTCCTTCATACTAAT
The window above is part of the Vallitalea guaymasensis genome. Proteins encoded here:
- a CDS encoding nucleoside hydrolase; the encoded protein is MTKIPIIIDTDPGTDDTTAILMCLACEKFDTRAITSVGGNVGIEKTSNNARKIVELSGKDVKVAIGVKNPIVRKIVNAEFVHGVSGLGNITLPEPVMPYYEKDAIDTIYEEALAADGRLKILALGPLTNIAVALLKYPQLKKMIDSIVFMGGAVNLGNATPAAEFNIYADPEAAKIVFDSGIDLVMVGLDVTHETIVTKEQNKRIHQYNNKVAKVVAKLIDYTIDRESPYNPNGGVMHDPLAAATLIDSSVLETEDYYVDVELKSDITRGKTVTDVFRVTDNKPNIHVGVKSDNEKFLEILESMISKYE
- the rbsK gene encoding ribokinase, giving the protein MKIVVVGSTNMDYVLKTNELPKLGETLSAMSFNTVFGGKGANQAVAAARLGAEVTMIAAVGDDSIGEQLKDNLAKESINVEGVNVVEGPSGVAMITVADNGDNTIVVYPGANGKIDEKWLEANEALIMSADCILVQLEIPINVVMKAVKIASDNNVKVIFNPAPAKEFPNDIFKYVDIITPNETELKKISGKEDIKEGAMELIERGANSVVVTLGEQGSMYIDKDNTISAGSFTVKSIDSTAAGDAFNAALGIKLIESDDIEDGLKYSNAVGALVTTKLGAQTSLPFKNEVEAFMKNK